The segment ctgaacctggtggtgtgggacctgatggttgaggggtaataactgtccttgaacttggtggtgtgggacctgatggttgaggggtagtgactgttcctgaacatggtggtgtgggacctgatggttgaggggtaataactgtccttgaacttggtggtgtgggacctgatggttgaggggtagtgactgttcctgaacctggtggtgtgggacctgatggttaaggggtgataaatgtccctgaacctggtggtgtgggacctgatggttgaggggtaatgactgtccctgaacctggtggtgtgggacctgatggttaagggatgataactgttcctgaacttggtgctgtgggacctgatggttgaggggtagtgactgttcctgaacctggtggtgtgggacctgatggttaagggatagtgactgttcctgaacctggtggtgtgagacctgatggttgaggggtagtgactgttcctgaacctggtggtgtgggacctgatggttgaggggtagtgactgttcctgaacctggtggtgtgggacctgatgtttgaggggtagtgactgttcctgaatctggtggtgtgggacctgatggttaaggggttataactgttcctgaacctggtggcgtgggacctgatggttgaggggtagtgactgttcttgaacctgttggtgtgggacctgatggttgaggggtagtgactgttcctgaacctggtggtgagggacctggtggttgaggggtagtgactgtccctgaacctggtggtgtgggacctgatggttgaggggtagtgactgttcctgaacctggtggtgtgggacctgatggttgaggggtagtgactattcctgaacctggtggtgtgggacctgatagttgaggggtagtgactgttcccgaacctggtggtgtgggacctgatggttaaggggtactgattgttcctgaacctggtggttgagaggtagtgactgttcctgaacctggtggttgaagggtagtgactgttcccgaacctggtggtgtgggacctgatggttgaggggtagtggctgttcctgaacctggtggtgtgagacctgatggttaaggggtagtgactgttcctggacctggtggtgtgggaccaaatggttgaggggtagtgactgttcctgaacctggtggtgtgagacctgatgtttgaggggtagtgactgttcctgaacctggtggtgtgggacctgatagttgaggggtagtgactgttcccgaacctggtggtgtgggacctgatggttaaggggtactgattgttcctgaacctggtggttgagaggtagtgactgttcctgaacctggtggttgaagggtagtgactgttcccgaacctggtggtgtgggacctgatggttgaggggtagtggctgttcctgaacctggtggtgtgagacctgatggttaaggggtagtgactgttcctggacctggtggtgtgggaccaaatggttgaggggtagtgactgttcctgaacctggtggtgtgagacctgatgtttgaggggtagtgactgttcctgaacctggtggtgtgggacctgatagttgaggggtagtgactgttcccgaacctggtggtgtgggacctgatggttcagggatagtgactgttcctgtacctggtggttgataggtagtgactgttcctgaacctggtggttgaagggtagtgactgttcccgaacctggtggtgtgggacctgatggttgaggggtagtgactgttcctgaacctggtggtgtgggacctgatgtttgaggggtagtgactgttcctgaatctggtggtgtgggacctgatggttaaggggttataactgttcctgaacctggtggtgtgggacctgatggttgaggggtagagactgttcttgaacctgttggtgtgggacctgatggttgaggggtagtggctgttcctgaacctggtggtgtgggacctgatggctgaggggtaataactgtccttgaacctggtggtgtgggacctgatggttgaggagtagtgactgttcctgaaactggtggtgtggggcctgatggttgaggggtagtgactgttcctgaacctggtggtgtgggacctgatagttgagggctagtgactgttcctgaacctggtggtgtgggacctgatggttgaagggtagtgactgttcccgaacctgatggtgtgggacctgatggttcagggatagtgactgttcctgaacctggtggcgtaggacctgatggttgaggggtagtgactatacctgaacctggtggtgtgggacctgatggttgaggggtagtgactgttcctgaacctggtggtgtgggacctgatggttgaggggtagtgactgttccaaaacctggtggtgtgggacctgatggttaaggggtagtgactgttcctgaacctggtggtgtgggaccaaatggttgagggctagtgactgttcttgaacctggtggtgtgggacctgatggtcgaggggtaataactgtccttgaacttggtggtgtgggacctgatggttgaggggtagtgactgttcctgaacctggtggttgagaagtagtgactgtttctgaacctggtggtgtgggacctgatggttgaggggtagtgactgttcctgaacctggtggtgtgggacctgatggttaagggatatagtgactgttcctgaacctggtggtgtgggacctgatggttgaggggtagtgactgttcctgaacctggtggtgtgggacctgatggttgaggggtagtgactgttcctgaaactggtggtgtgggacctgatggttaaggggtagtgactgttcctgaacctggtggtgtgggacctgatggttgaggggtaataactgtccttgaacttggtggtgtgggacctgatggttgaggggtagtgactgttcctgaacatggtggtgtgggacctgatggttgaggggtaataactgtccttgaacttggtggtgtgggacctgatggttgaggggtagtgactgttcctgaacctggtggtgtgggacctgatggttaaggggtgataaatgtccctgaacctggtggtgtgggacctgatggttgaggggtaatgactgtccctgaacctggtggtgtgggacctgatggttaagggatgataactgttcctgaacttggtgctgtgggacctgatggttgaggggtagtgactgttcctgaacctggtggtgtgggacctgatggttaagggatagtgactgttcctgaacctggtggtgtgagacctgatggttgaggggtagtgactgttcctgaacctggtggtgtgggacctgatggttgaggggtagtgactgttcctgaacctggtggtgtgggacctgatgtttgaggggtagtgactgttcctgaatctggtggtgtgggacctgatggttaaggggttataactgttcctgaacctggtggcgtgggacctgatggttgaggggtagtgactgttcttgaacctgttggtgtgggacctgatggttgaggggtagtgactgttcctgaacctggtggtgagggacctggtggttgagggg is part of the Hypanus sabinus isolate sHypSab1 chromosome 27, sHypSab1.hap1, whole genome shotgun sequence genome and harbors:
- the LOC132382285 gene encoding uncharacterized protein LOC132382285, whose translation is MFRNSHYPSTIWSHTTRSRNSHYPLTIRSHTTRFRNSHYPSTIRSHTTRFGNSHYPSTTRFRNSHYLSTTRFRNNQYPLTIRSHTTRFGNSHYPSTIRSHTTRFRNSHYPSNIRSHTTRFRNSHYPSTIWSHTTRSRNSHYPLTIRSHTTRFRNSHYPSTIRSHTTRFGNSHYPSTTRFRNSHYLSTTRFRNNQYPLTIRSHTTRFGNSHYPSTIRSHTTRFRNSHYPSTIRSHTTRFRNSHYPSTIRSHTTRFRDSHYPSTTRSLTTRFRNSHYPSTIRSHTNRFKNSHYPSTIRSHATRFRNSYNPLTIRSHTTRFRNSHYPSNIRSHTTRFRNSHYPSTIRSHTTRFRNSHYPSTIRSHTTRFRNSHYPLTIRSHTTRFRNSHYPSTIRSHSTKFRNSYHPLTIRSHTTRFRDSHYPSTIRSHTTRFRDIYHPLTIRSHTTRFRNSHYPSTIRSHTTKFKDSYYPSTIRSHTTMFRNSHYPSTIRSHTTKFKDSYYPSTIRSHTTRFRNSHYPLTIRSHTTRFRNSHYPSTIRSHTTRFRNSHYFSTTRFRNSHYPSTIRSHTTKFKDSYYPSTIRSHTTRFKNSH